AAGTGGCGCAGTTTGCTCTGTTTTCGCCAACCGCGTGGATGACAAATTCGGTGTAAAAGGTGAGGAAACAACTTCAAAGATAGCCACAGAGGCTGTGAAGATTCTCGCCGAATGGGACGAGCGGAAAAAGAGGCATAGAAGAAATCATCTATCAGCTTCGCTTCTCAAGCTGTAACCTCATTCTCCGCACAACATCCATAAATTTTCTCACACGCTCAACATCCACCGGGTTCAGCGTCTTACCCTCCTTCTTGAAATATGTTCCAACTATTGCTCCATCAGCCACATCTAGAAGTTTTCCAACGTTCTCCAAGTTCAGGCCGCTTCCTATGAAAACGGGCTTAGAGGCAATCTGCTTAACCTCCAAAACCCTCTCCAACGGAGTTTCTCCACCGGTTCTAAAACCAGAGACAACTATCGCGTCCGCACCAATTTCCTCAAGCCTTGCAACCTGATAATAAACAGGGGTATCGGAGACGAGAAAATGGCTTCCATGCTTCACCAATACATCGGCGAAAACCTTGACCCCGGGAGCCAGCTTATTCCTCAACCTCTCTGAAGCAGGTGCCGCGGACTCGACATACCCCTCATCAGCCACGTAAGCGAGGTTGTACATGTTGGCTCTGACCCAGCTCGCTCCACAGGCGGCGGCCGCGGTGATAGATTCCGGAACAGCGTTGGCTAGGACAAAAACTCCGACAGGCAACCCCACCTCTTTACGGACCTCCCGCGCAATAACAGAGACAAGTGATACCGTCTCAGGACCAACCTCACCCTGCTTCATGAAAGGCTTGTCACCAAGGTTCTCCACCTGAATTCCATCCACACCGCCATCCCTAAGAGCAACAGCGTCTCTAAGAGCCAGCTCCAGAACATCATCCACACTCCATTCTCCATAACCCGGCGAACCCGGCAAAGGCCGTAGATGAACCATGCCAATAACCGGCTTAAGACAACCAAACAACGCCATCATACGTGCCGTGGCTTAGTTTGTTGTCATTGTTTATAAGCAAGCTGTCCAATGCGGATGAGGAAATGGCTGGAGAAGTTCTTCTTGAAGCGAGGAAAGTGGTGAAAGGTTTTCCCGGTGTTTGGGAGCACCTTATTCTCGACCACATAGATTTCGATGTGCGGGCAGGCGAGGTTCATGCTCTGCTTGGAGAGAATGGGGCGGGCAAAACTGTTTTGGCAAACATTCTCTCAGGATTCTATACATTGTCCTCGGGAGAGTTGATTGTGAAAGGAAAGAATGTCAGATTCAAGTCGCCTGCAGACGCTATACGACACGGCATCGGCATGGTTCATCAAGAATTCACCCTCGCCGCGCCTCTCACTGTTGTGGAAAATGTCGCTCTCACCCTGCGACGCAACAACCCATTATCCTATCCATTGAAGAAAATCGAGGAAAAAATCCGAGAGCTATCGCAGAGATACGGGCTGAAAGTTGAACCGCATGAAAAAGTCGAAAACCTTTCCCTCGGCGAGAGACAGAGAGTGGAGATAATCAAAGTCCTCTATTGGGAGCCGAGCATCCTGATTCTCGATGAACCGACCTCTGTGCTAACGTTGGAAGAATCGAAAGAGCTTTTCCAGATTTTGAGAAAAATGGCTGAGGAAGGGAAAGGCATCGTCTTCATCACGCATAGGCTAGAGGAGATTATGGAGGTAGCGGATAGGGTCACTGTGCTCAGGCTTGGAAAGAAAATGGGAACTCTGAACGTGGCTGAAACGAGTCGCTCTGAGCTGTTGAAGCTGATGCTCGGAGAGTTGACACCGGTCAGCTACCAGCGTGCACCCGCCAAAGAAACGCGCAAACCTGTTCTACAAGTGGAGAACCTCACGGTATTGGATGACGATGGACGCGCGGCGGTAAAAAACGTGAATCTAGAGGTTGGAGAAGGTGAGATACTAGGTATAGCGGGTGTTTCGGGCAACGGTCAGAAAGAGCTTGTGGAGGCCTTGACGGGCCTCAGAAAAGTTGTTAGCGGAAAAATCGTGATAAACGGTGTAGACCTGACTAATGGTAGCCCCCGCCGTTTTGCTCAAACAGGCGTGAGACACATTCCCGAGGACCGGAGGAGAACAGGAGTCGTGGAGGAAATGGTCACAGCCGAGAACATCATGTTGAGAGAGTATCGTGAAAAACCTTTCTCAGTATTCGGGGTGATAAACAAAAGAGCTGTCACCGAGTTGGCCCAAAAACTCGTAGCATCCTTTGGTGTATTGACGCCCGACCTCTGGGACACCGAGGTTAGAATACTTTCGGGAGGAAACATACAGCGCCTCATACTCGCGAGAGAATTGTGGAAAGAGCCGAAGCTGCTCATAGCATTTCATCCAACATATGGGCTTGACCTAAAAGCGATTAGCCAGACCCATCGGCTTTTCATGAACCTTAAGGAAAAAGGCTCCGCTATACTTCTTGTCTCAGAGGACTTGGAGGAGATTTTCCTGCTTAGCGACAGAATCGCGGTTATGTTTGACGGGGAGTTGGTCGGCGTGCTGAAATCTGACGAAGCAACAGTCGAGAGGGTCGGAAAAATGATGACCGGCGTAAAACACTTAACGTAAAAAAGATATGAAGCTTTGAGAATGCTTGGCGAAGCGGGTTTGTTTGACGATGTAACACATGAGATCTCGGAGTTTGTTCAGCTAGATGTTGACTTGGATGAGGATGTTTTGGCTGAGGCTAAGCGGCGTGTTCTTGACAGCTTGGGGTGTTTCTTCGGCGCATGGGGTGAAGAGGCGGTGGTTGCTTCTCGGAGGGCTGTTCAACGCTTTGCTCAGCGTGATGGCGGTGCTTCTGTCTGGGGTACAGCGGTCAAGACATCGCCCGAGTGGGCGGCTTTCGTCAACGGTGTTGGTGTAAGGGCTCTCGACTTCAACGACACCTACCTCTCCAAGGAGCCTCTCCATCCGAGTGATATGATACCCGCGGTGTTGGCGGCGGGTGAGGTTGTGGGTGCTGGTGGAATGGATGTGCTCAAGGCTATTGTGACGGGGTATGAGGTGGGGTGTAGGCTATGTGATGCGGCGACGCTGCGGAAACGTGGCTGGGACCATGTCAACTTCACGATGATAGGGGCTGTCGCAGGCGTTTCGAAGGTTATGAAGCTAAGCTTTGAGGAGACCGCTAACGCCGTTTCGCTCGCCGTGGTTCCCCACGCCGCCATGAGGCAGACACGTGCCGGCGAGCTCTCGATGTGGAAAGGCGCCGCAGCAGCAAACGCTTGCAGAAACGCTGTCTTCGCATGCCTACTTGCGTCAAGCGGCATGACTGGGCCCTCGCAGCCATTCAATGGAGAGATGGGGTTCTTCAAACAGGTAGCGGGCACATCCTTCACCTTGAAAGGCCTCTCCGAGACGAAGCGGCCGCGTAAAATTCTCGAGACATACATCAAGTTTCACCCCGTCGAGTACCACGCCATGACAGCTGTTGACGCGGCTCTGAAAGCTCTTCAGAGAGCAGGCTCAGCCGAAAACATAGAGAAAGTAGTGGTTGAAACCTTCGAGGCGTCCTACACTATTCTCGCCAAAGACCCTGAGAAGTGGAGGCCATCTACACGTGAGACGGCTGACCACAGCCTCCCCTACATCGTGGCAGCCACTCTTCTCGACGGCGGAATCTGGCTCAACAGCTTCAGCAGAGAAAGGATATCGAGCCCTGATATAGCTGAGCTGATGAAACGCGTAGAGGTTGTGGAAAACCCTGAGCTAACCGCACGATATCCCATGGAGCTGCCCAACCGCATAATCCTCAAACTCCGAAACGGTGAAGAAATCGCCGTCGAAGAAGCCATTCCACGTGGACATTACAAAAACCCGATGACAAACGAGGAGGTGGAGAAAAAGTTTCACAGGCTTACTTCTCCACTGCTGGATGAGGGACGACGTCGCATGATAGTGGAGAAGGTCTGGAGCATGGAAAAACTGAAAAATATCTCCGACCTTATAGGAGCCGTGGTCTCTGTATGATGCAGTATGTGCCTGGTCTCGAGGGAGTACCGGCTGTAGAGTCGCGGATATGCACAATAGATGTCGAAAATAGGAGGATAATTATCCGCGGCAAGAGTTTGGAGAAGATTGCTCAGGAACATAGCTTCGAGGAGGTGGCTCATCTACTCATACATGGACACCTGCCTGACGCCGACGAGTCCAAGCAGTTCACAAGATTGATCGCCGTCGAAAGACGTGTGCCAAGCGCTGTCGTGGATGTTGTGAAAAGCCTCCCGGCGGAGACACATCCCATGGATGCTCTGCGGACAGGTGTATCGGCTCTCGCGCCCTTCGACCCCGACCTCGACGACACATCGCTTGAAGCAAACAAGAGGAAAGCGGCGAGGCTTGTGGCGAAAACTGGGCTACTTGTCGCCAACCTCGACAACCTGCTAACACGGAGAACCTTCGCGGAGGCTGATGAGACAAGGGGCCATGCTGAGAACATTTTGCGATTGATTAGAGGAGGCGGTGTCGAAGACTGGATGATTAAGCCGTTTGAGATACTTTTCATTCTCTATGTTGAGCATGAGCTCGCGGCCTCGACTTTCACGGCTCGGGTGATTGCGTCGACGCTGGCTGACATGTATGGAGCGGTGGTGGGTGGGTTGGCTGCTTTGAAGGGCCCCTTGCATGGCGGTGCTAACGAGAAGGCGACGGAGATTTTCGAGTTTGACGTGGCCGGTGCGGAGAAATATGTGCGGGAGAGGCTTGAGCGTAAGGAGCGAATTATGGGCTTCGGGCATAGGGTGTATAGGCGCGGCATCGACCCGAGAGCCGAGTTGACCAAGCGTCTGCTGGAACAGGCTTGTGCAAAGGTTGGCGACGACCGTCTTTACCGTGTCGCTGAACATGTTGAGCGCTTGATGGAGAAGGAGAAGAGCCTTTATCCTAACCTCGATTTCTACGCCGCCGCACTCTACAAGCTCATGAAGATTCCGCCGCGGTTCTACACGCCGATTTTCGCGGCGTCAAGGGTAGCCGGCTGGGCGGCCCATGTCATCGAGCAGCAGGCAGAGAACAGATTGTTCAGGCCCCGCGCAATCTACAAGGGCCCTGTGGAGGATTAGCTGTCCTCGGGCCAGTTCTCCCACATACGCGATGCGAGACGTCCCTCGTGAGTGAAAAGCCTTAGCTTATCCTTCGCTTTTTCACGGGCCTCGCGGAAACGCGTCAAAAACATCTGCACCTTCTCAATCAGAATCTCCTTCAGCTCACCTGTCAACAGCCTGCCCGAGACATACTCCTCCCTCAGCTGCTCCACCTTCCTGTCATCCTCCTCAAAAAAGTAGTAGAGCCACTGAAACGCCACGTCGATGTCAGGGTTTCCGCCGAGTTTACGATGCAGCTCTACAGTTGGCTGACCTCCTGAAAAGGCTTGCCAGATTTTTTTGCGGACTGTTTTGTCGTCGTCGGTGAGAAAGACCGCTGCCTCGGGCTGTGAAGCACTCATCTTCCCCGTGGGTCCCGTCAAAGGCATCAGAAACCTGCTATGTATCGCCGCCGCCTTGTAGAAGCCCAGGCTCTCCGCGATATCTCTCTGGATACGCCAGTAGGGGTCCTGGTCGATAGCCGCTGGAATCAGGCATCTCCTTTTCTCGAACATTGTTGGCACTATTTGGATGGCGGGGAAAAACACCATCCCGATGTTGGTCTGCTCGTTGAAGCCGAAGACTGCACGCACCCAGCTGAAGTTAATCTTTCTAGCCACTTTCAGGACGGGGCGGTACATCCGCGCCATGAACTCTGTGTTTCGGAAGATGAAGGTTTTGTCGGGGTCGAAGCCGACCGCGGCTATGTTGACCATGTTGTCGAGAGACCAGTAGGCCGTGTCCTCGAGTGTCAGCCCACGCGTCTCCTCGAGAAACTTCTCGTCATCGGTCATCTGGATGTAGACGTTTGCGCCGAATCTTTCCTGCAGCCATTTTGTGAAGAAGAAGGGGATGATGTGGCCGACATGCATGGGGCCGCTGGGGCCTCTGCCGGTGTAGAGATAGAATCCTCTGCCGGATTCATGGTCGTCGAGAACATGGCCGAGGTCTCTGTGGGAGAAGAAGACTCTGCGCCGCAGCATGTGATTGCTCCCGCCAGCGGCTTTTTCCAGACGCTTCATCAACTCATCCGTGATAAGCTCTGTGCCAAACTCTCTGACAAGCCTCTCGTAGTTGACCGCGCCCTCAACCTCCCACGGCGTAACACGGAAACTCTCCCCACTATTCGCCAACAACCAACACCTCCAAAGAGACAGTCGGCTCAGCTAAGCAAAGGCATGCCCGGCTTACGCCAAAGACAACCACCAGCTGCCAACATTCAAGACACGAATAAACAACGTGTATAAAACCATTTCTGTCAGATATCCATCATCACAGGACAAGAGACAGGGTTTGACACCAACGTGGATGTTTTTCCACTACGGAACAAACATGATGTTATCCATGTGGTCGCTTAGCGCGCCGGGCTTCAATTGGGCAGAAAAAGGTAATAGACTAAATCAATCCAAAACCCAAACCCTATTCTTGTACAGGTTCAGGGTCTCCACAAGTTCTTCGGCTTTGCTTCTGAGCTTGTTC
The sequence above is drawn from the Candidatus Caldarchaeum subterraneum genome and encodes:
- a CDS encoding conserved hypothetical protein (BtpA family), which encodes MMALFGCLKPVIGMVHLRPLPGSPGYGEWSVDDVLELALRDAVALRDGGVDGIQVENLGDKPFMKQGEVGPETVSLVSVIAREVRKEVGLPVGVFVLANAVPESITAAAACGASWVRANMYNLAYVADEGYVESAAPASERLRNKLAPGVKVFADVLVKHGSHFLVSDTPVYYQVARLEEIGADAIVVSGFRTGGETPLERVLEVKQIASKPVFIGSGLNLENVGKLLDVADGAIVGTYFKKEGKTLNPVDVERVRKFMDVVRRMRLQLEKRS
- a CDS encoding simple sugar ABC transporter ATP-binding protein — its product is MAGEVLLEARKVVKGFPGVWEHLILDHIDFDVRAGEVHALLGENGAGKTVLANILSGFYTLSSGELIVKGKNVRFKSPADAIRHGIGMVHQEFTLAAPLTVVENVALTLRRNNPLSYPLKKIEEKIRELSQRYGLKVEPHEKVENLSLGERQRVEIIKVLYWEPSILILDEPTSVLTLEESKELFQILRKMAEEGKGIVFITHRLEEIMEVADRVTVLRLGKKMGTLNVAETSRSELLKLMLGELTPVSYQRAPAKETRKPVLQVENLTVLDDDGRAAVKNVNLEVGEGEILGIAGVSGNGQKELVEALTGLRKVVSGKIVINGVDLTNGSPRRFAQTGVRHIPEDRRRTGVVEEMVTAENIMLREYREKPFSVFGVINKRAVTELAQKLVASFGVLTPDLWDTEVRILSGGNIQRLILARELWKEPKLLIAFHPTYGLDLKAISQTHRLFMNLKEKGSAILLVSEDLEEIFLLSDRIAVMFDGELVGVLKSDEATVERVGKMMTGVKHLT
- a CDS encoding 2-methylcitrate dehydratase; this encodes MFDDVTHEISEFVQLDVDLDEDVLAEAKRRVLDSLGCFFGAWGEEAVVASRRAVQRFAQRDGGASVWGTAVKTSPEWAAFVNGVGVRALDFNDTYLSKEPLHPSDMIPAVLAAGEVVGAGGMDVLKAIVTGYEVGCRLCDAATLRKRGWDHVNFTMIGAVAGVSKVMKLSFEETANAVSLAVVPHAAMRQTRAGELSMWKGAAAANACRNAVFACLLASSGMTGPSQPFNGEMGFFKQVAGTSFTLKGLSETKRPRKILETYIKFHPVEYHAMTAVDAALKALQRAGSAENIEKVVVETFEASYTILAKDPEKWRPSTRETADHSLPYIVAATLLDGGIWLNSFSRERISSPDIAELMKRVEVVENPELTARYPMELPNRIILKLRNGEEIAVEEAIPRGHYKNPMTNEEVEKKFHRLTSPLLDEGRRRMIVEKVWSMEKLKNISDLIGAVVSV
- a CDS encoding citrate synthase; translated protein: MMQYVPGLEGVPAVESRICTIDVENRRIIIRGKSLEKIAQEHSFEEVAHLLIHGHLPDADESKQFTRLIAVERRVPSAVVDVVKSLPAETHPMDALRTGVSALAPFDPDLDDTSLEANKRKAARLVAKTGLLVANLDNLLTRRTFAEADETRGHAENILRLIRGGGVEDWMIKPFEILFILYVEHELAASTFTARVIASTLADMYGAVVGGLAALKGPLHGGANEKATEIFEFDVAGAEKYVRERLERKERIMGFGHRVYRRGIDPRAELTKRLLEQACAKVGDDRLYRVAEHVERLMEKEKSLYPNLDFYAAALYKLMKIPPRFYTPIFAASRVAGWAAHVIEQQAENRLFRPRAIYKGPVED
- a CDS encoding tryptophanyl-tRNA synthetase — encoded protein: MLANSGESFRVTPWEVEGAVNYERLVREFGTELITDELMKRLEKAAGGSNHMLRRRVFFSHRDLGHVLDDHESGRGFYLYTGRGPSGPMHVGHIIPFFFTKWLQERFGANVYIQMTDDEKFLEETRGLTLEDTAYWSLDNMVNIAAVGFDPDKTFIFRNTEFMARMYRPVLKVARKINFSWVRAVFGFNEQTNIGMVFFPAIQIVPTMFEKRRCLIPAAIDQDPYWRIQRDIAESLGFYKAAAIHSRFLMPLTGPTGKMSASQPEAAVFLTDDDKTVRKKIWQAFSGGQPTVELHRKLGGNPDIDVAFQWLYYFFEEDDRKVEQLREEYVSGRLLTGELKEILIEKVQMFLTRFREAREKAKDKLRLFTHEGRLASRMWENWPEDS